In Enterobacteriaceae endosymbiont of Plateumaris rustica, the genomic window TTAAAGGGTGGTATTTCAAGGTTGACTCAATATTAACTAGCGTCAATATTTCATAGTCTCCCACCTATCCTACACATCAATATTCAATATTCAGTATCAAGCTATAGTAAAGGTTCACGGGGTCTTTCCGTCTTGCCGCGGGTACACTGCATCTTCACAGCAATTTCAATTTCACTGAGTCTCGGGTGGAGACAGTCTGACCATCATTACGCCATTCGTGCAGGTCGGAACTTACCCGACAAGGAATTTCGCTACCTTAGGACCGTTATAGTTACGGCCGCCGTTTACCGGGGCTTCGATCAAAAGCTTTTCGTAAAACGATAACTTCATCAATTAACCTTCCGGCACCGGGCAGGCGTCACACCGTATACGTCCACTTTCGTGTTTGCACAGTGCTGTGTTTTTAATAAACAGTTGCAGTCAGCTGTTATCTTAGACTGATTTCAGCTTTAAAAGTAAATTTTATTACTTACATATCAGTGTGCCTTCTTCCGAAGTTACGGCACTATTTTGCCTAGTTCCTTCACCCGAGTTCTCTCAAGCGCCTTAGTATTCTCTACCTGACCACCTGTGTCGGTTTAGAGTACGATTTTATGTTATCTGAAGCTTAGAGGATTTTCTTGTAAGCATGGTATTAATTACTTCAGTACAATAAAGTACCTCGTCATTACGTCTTAATGTTTATTATTAATTATCCGGATTTTCCTAGATAATTCATCTACACGCTTAAACCAAGACAACCATCACCTGGCTAATCTAACCTTCTTCGTCCCCCCTTAGCAATAACATTAAGTACAGGAATATTAACCTGTTTTCCATCGACTACGCTTTTCAGCCTCATCTTAGGTGTCGACTTACCCTGCCTCGATTACCGTTGGACAGGAACCCTTAGTCTTTCGGCGAATAGGTTTTTCACCTATTTTATCGTTACTCATGTCAGCATTCGCACTTCTGATATCTCCAATAAATTTTACAATTTATCTTCAATGACTTACAGAACGCTCCCCTACCCAATAAATATAAAATTTATTGTCGCAGCTTCGGTGTATAATTTAGCCCCGTTACATCTTCCGCGCAGAAAAACTAGACTAGTGAGCTATTACGCTTTCTTTAAATGATGGCTGCTTCTAAGCCAACATCCTAGCTGTTTATGCTTTTCCACATCGTTTCCCACTTAATTATAACTTAGGGACCTTAGCTGGCGATCTGGGTTGTTTCCCTCTCCACAACGGACGTTAGCACCCGCTGTGTGTCTCCCGTGATAACATTATTCGGTATTTGAAGTTTGCATCGGATTGGTAAGTCTGGATGACTCCCTAACCGAAACAGAGCTCTACCCCCGAATATGAATAACACGAGGCGCTACCTAAATAGCTTTCGGGGAGAACCAGCTATCTCCCGGTTTGATTGGCCTTTCACCCCTAACCACAAGTCATCCGCTAATTTTTCAACATTAGTCAGTTCGGTCCTCCAGTTAGTANNNNNNNNNNNNNNNNNNNNNNNNNNNNNNNNNNNNNNNNNNNNNNNNNNNNNNNNNNNNNNNNNNNNNNNNNNNNNNNNNNNNNNNNNNNNNNNGAGTGTACTTATAGTAAAGGAGGTGATCCAACCACAGGTTCCCCTACGGTTACCTTGTTACGACTTCACCCCAGTTATGAATCACAAAGTGGTAAGCGCCCTCCATAAAAAAGGTTAAGCAACTTACTTCTTTTACAACTCACTTCCATGGTGTGACGGGCGGTGTGTACAAGGCCCGGGAACGTATTCACCGTAGCGTTCTGATCTACGATTACTAGCGATTCCGACTTCATGGAGTCGAGTTGCAGACTCCAATCCGAACTACGATATATTTTGTGAGATCCGCTTACTCTCGCGAGGATGCTTCCCTTTGTATATACCATTGTAGCACGTGTGTAGCCCTGGTCGTAAGGGCCATGATGACTTGACGTCGTCCCCACCTTCCTCCGGCTTATCACCAGCAGTTTCCTTTGAGTTCCCGGCCGAACCGTTGGCAACAAAGGACAAGGGTTGCGCTCGTTGCGGGACTTAACCCAACATTTCACAACACGAGCTGACGACAGCCATGCAGCACCTGTCTCATGGTTCCCGAAGGCACTAAAGTATCTCTACTAAATTCCATGGATGTCAAGACCAGGTAAGGTTTTTCGCGTTGCATCGAATTAAACCACATGCTCCACCGCTTGTGCGGGCCCCCGTCAATTCATTTGAGTTTTAACCTTGCGGTCGTACTCCCCAGGCGGTCGACTTAACGCGTTAGCTACGAAAGCTACAAGTCAAGCTTACAACCTTCAAGTCGACATCGTTTACAGCATGGACTACCAGGGTATCTAATCCTGTTTGCTACCCATGCTTTCGCACCTGAGCGTCAGTATTCGTCCAGGGGGCCGCCTTCGCCACTGGTATTCCTCCAGATATCTACGCATTTCACCGCTACACCTGGAATTCTACCCCCCTCTACGAAACTCAAGTATATTAGTTTCAAATGCAATTCCTAAGTTGAGCTCAGGGATTTCACATCTGACTTAATATACCGCCTACGTGCTCTTTACGCCCAGTAATTCCGATTAACGCTTGCACCCTCCGTATTACCGCGGCTGCTGGCACGGAGTTAGCCGGTGCTTCTTTTACAAGTAACGTCAGTAATAAAGTTTATTAAACTTTATTATTTCTTTCTTGTTGAAAGTACTTTACAACCCTAAGGCCTTCTTCATACACGCGGCATAGCTGCATCAGGCTTTCGCCCATTGTGCAATATTCCCCACTGCTGCCTCCCGTAGGAGTCTGGACCGTATCTCAGTTCCAGTGTGGCTGATTATCCTCTCAGACCAGCTAGAGATCGTAGCCTAGGTAGGCTTTTACCCTACCTACTAGCTAATCTCGTCTGGGTTCATTTAATGGCATGAGGTTTCACAATAACAATGAAAATATTATAAAATCCCCCACTTTTGATCTTACGATATTATGCGGTATTAGCTATCGTTTCCAATAGTTATCCCACTCCATTAGGTAGATCCCCAGATATTACTCACCCGTCCGCCGCTCGCCGACAATAAATAGTAAACTATTCATTTCGATGCCGCTCGACTTGCATGTGTTAAGCTTGCCGCCAGCGTTCAATCTGAGCCATGATCAAACTCTTAAATTAAAATATAAAAATTAAATAAAACAAAAAAGTTAAATTTAATTTTTATTAAACATAAAATTATAAATTGACAAAACTCTTATAAAAGAGTGCCCTTAAAAATTTTTTTATATATTGTTAAAGAACTTTATTAATATAAAACATTAATTTTTATCTTACATATAAATAAAAAAGAGTCAAGAATTTTTTATGAAATTAATAATAATTTTAAATAATTTAACTATATTTTAATTTTTTTAAAAAAATTAAATCCTTGATTAATTAGATATCTTTTTATCTTTTTAATTTTTATTGTATATTTTGTATATAAAATAATATTTTTTTGTAAATTAAATAAAAATTTATAATTTACCATAATTTTTTTCATTTCAGATATTATATAAGTATTAGAATTTAAAAATTTAATGTTTTTTGGTAAAATTTGTTTTAATTCATCAATTATTAAAGAAAAATGAGTACAACCTAATACTATTGTATCAGGAAATTTTTTTAATTTATACCAAGGTTTAAAAATTTTTTTAATTTGTTTTAAAGATATATTTAAACCTTGTATTTTTTCTTCTGCTAAAAAAACTAATTTTTTAGATGATAAAAATTCTATGATATAATTTTTTTGAAAATATTTAATTTCTTTTTTTATATAATAATTTTCTAATGTTGTTTTTGTAGCAATAATACCAATTACACCATTATTTGTTGTGTTAATAGAGTCTTTTATAACTGGAGTAATTCCTATTATTGGAAAAGAAAAATATTTTTGTATCATAGGAAAACTTGATACACTAGCTGTATTACATGCTATTATAACTAATGAAATATGATAATGAAATGAAATTTTTTTTAATATTTTTATACAACGTTTATAAATAAAATTTTTTGATTTTATACCATAAGGAAAAAATTTATTATCTAATAAATAAATAAAATTTATTTTAGGAAAAAATTTTTTAATTTGATTATATATTGATATTCCTCCGACACCTGAATCAAAAATAAAAATTGTAATATTATTTTGTAATAATATTTTATTCATAACAAAATTCCTTTTTTTATAAATTTTAATTTAAATAAAAAAATTATAATTAAATTAATTATATTAAAAAATTTTTTTTATTTAAATAATTATATATTTATTTTATTATTAAATAATATAATTTTATAGATTAAAATAATGAAAAATCCAATTTATTTAGATTACGCATCTACTACACCAGTAGATAAAAGAGTTTTAAAAAAAATGATGAAATATCTTTCTATAGATGGAGTTTTTGGTAATCCTGCTTCTAATTTACATATATTTGGATGGGATGCTGAAGAAGCTGTTAGTATTGCCAGAAAAAATATAGCTAAATGTATAGGCTGTAATAGTAATGAAATTATATTTACATCTACAGCAAGTGAATCTATTAATATAGCTATAAAATCTACAATGAATTATTTTCAAAAAAATAAAAAACATATTATTACCTCTACAATAGAACATAAATCTGTAATAGAAACATGTATTTATTTAGAAAAAATAGGATTTCGTGTTACATATTTAAAACCATCTAAAAATGGTTTAATAGATTTAAATAAATTAAAAAAAGCAATTAATAAAACAACAATTTTAGTTTCTATTATGCATATAAATAATGAAATAGGAGTTATTCAAAATATATCAAAAATAGGTAAAATATGTCATAGTAAAAATATAATTTATCATGTTGATGCAACACAAAGCATAGGAAAATATCCATTTAATTTAAAAAATATGCATATTGATTTATTATCATTTTCCGCACATAAATTTTATGGACCAAAAGGTATAGGAGTTTTATATATTAATAAAAAAAAACCTAATATTTTTTTAGAAACTTTTATTCATGGAGGAGGACAAGAACAAAATATAAGATCAGGTACTTTAGCTGTTCATCAAATTATTGGAATGTCAGAAGCATTACTTATTTCTGTTAATGAAATGGATAAAGATAGATTAAAAATTCAAAAATTAAAAAATTATTTATGGAACAATATAAAAAATATTAAAGGAATATATTATAATGGAGATTATAATGGTTCACCTTATATAATTAATATAGGTATTAAAAATATACTTAATAAATTACTTGTAATAGAAATGAAAAATATTGCTATTTCTTTTTCATCAGCATGTACATCTTATTATTCACAATCTTCATACGTACTAAAATCAATAGGATTAACAGAAAAATTAATTCAAAATTCAATACGTATTTCTTTAGGTAGATTCACTACTAAAAGAGAAATTAATTATACTATTTATAAAATACATAAATCAATAAATAAAATAATAAATTGCAAAGATAATTTTTTTATCAATTAATATTTTATTTTTCAATTAAATAAAAATTTATATTTATAATATTTATCTATAATTCATATTATATGAACAGAGATAGTATTTGTTGTTCCACTAGGTACTAAGGCTCCAGAAACCATAACAATAACATCTCCTATTACAGCATATTTACTAGACAAAGCAACTTTTTTACCTATATGATAAAAATCATCTGTAGATGAAATTTTTTTTACTAATTTAGGTATTATACCTTTACTTAATATTAATTGTTTAGAAGTTTTAATATTATTTGTTAAAGCTAAAATCATAGCTTTAGGAAAATATTTCCTTACTGATTTTGCAGATTTACCTAATTCTGTAGCTACAATAATTAAAGGTGTTTTTAATTTTTCTGAAATTTCTACTGCACTACGACATATTGCATCAGTAATACTCATATCTTTACTTTTTTCATAAAAATTTATTCTATGATTCATAGTTATATCTGTTCTTTCACAAATGTTAGACATAATAGCAACAGATTCTAAAGGATATTTACCTTTAGCACTTTCTCCTGATAACATAACAGCATCAGTACCATCTAAAATTGCATTAGCTACATCTCCAGCTTCAGCTCTTGTAGGACGAGGATTTTTAATCATAGAATCTAACATTTGAGTAGCTGTTATTACTACTTTACCAAAAAAATTACATTTTTTAATCATCATTTTTTGAGCAAAAATTACATCTTCTACAGGTATTTCAACTCCTAAATCTCCTCTAGCAACCATAATACCATCAGAAACTTTTAAAATTTCATCAAAGTTATTTAAACCTTCTTGATTTTCAATTTTAGCTATAACTTGAATATTTTCTCCTTGATTTTTTTTTAAATAATTTTTAATTTCTAATATATCTTCTTTTTTTCTTATAAATGAAGCAGCAATATAATCTACTTTATTTTGACATGCAAATATTAAATCATCTTTATCTTTTTTTGATAAAGAAGGTAATTTAGTAGATATACCAGGTAAATTAATACCTTTATTTTCTGATAATTTACCATTATTTAATACTTCACATATAATATTATTATTACTAATTTTTAATACTTTCATTTCTATAAGACCATCATCTACAAGTATTTTATTTCCTATATTGAGATCAAAAATTAAATTAGGATATGTTATAGCAACACAATTATTATCACCAATAACAGATTGATCTGTAGTTAAAATAAATTTTTGTCCTGATTTTAAATATACATCCATACCTTTTTTAAGTTTTGTAGTACGTATTTCAGGACCTTTAGTATCTAATAATATTGCTACTTTTTGTCCTGTTATATTAATAATTTTTCTTAAATTTATAATACGTTTTTTATGATCTATATGATTACCATGAGAAAAATTTAATCTCATAACATTCATACCTAAATTTAATAATTTAGATAATATTTCTTTAGATTCAGAACTAGGTCCAATAGTACATATTATTTTTGTTTTTTTCATATATTTTATATATTCCTATATTTTATAGTATTATAAATATTTTTATAATATTCTAAAATTAATAAGATTAAATAATTAATTATTTATCAATTAATCGTATTAATTTTTTTTTTATAGTATTTATAATAATTTCTATTCCTTGTAATCTAGATAAAGAAAGGTATTTATCCAAAGATAATTTTTTAAAAAATAATTGAATATCAAATAAAAAAATTTTATTATAAGTTTTATTTTTATAAAATATAAAAATAATAGCTAATAAACCTTGTACTATAGAAGAATCACTATATCCTTTAAATAATACATGACGATTAGAATCAATTTTTAAAGTAATCCAAACTTGACTTTGACAACCGTGAATTAAATTTTTTAAAGAATGATATTTTTTTGATAAAATAGGAATTTTTTTTCCTAATTCAATTATATATAAATATCTTTCTTCCCAATTATTACAACGTTTAAAATTAGCTTCTAATATATTTTTATTAGGTAAAATATTTTTAAACATAATTATTTATTTAATAAGTTATTAATATAAATTAATTTATTAATAAAAATATCTATTTCGTCAAAATTATTATATATAGAAAAAGATATTCTACACATAGATTTAACATTATAATATTTCATTAAAGGAATAGCACAATGATGTCCAGTACGTATTGCAATTCCATATTCATCAAGAAAACATCCTATGTCATAAGGATGACAATTTTTTAAATTAAAAGAAATAATACCTACTCTATTTTTTAAAGTATTACTACCAAATATTCTAATATTTGGTATATTAGAAATTTTTTTTAAAGCATATAATACTAAATTTTTATTATGATTTATAATATCCTCCATTTTAAAAGATGAAAACCATGATAACGCAGCACCTAATCCTATAATACCAGCAATATTAGGAGATCCTGCTTCAAACTTCCATGGTATCTTTTCCCAGACAGGAAAATTATCACAATCAATATTACTTATCATTCCTCCACCACCTTCCCAAGGTGGTATTAATTCTAATATATCTTTTTTTCCATAAAGAATACCAATTCCTGTAGGTCCAAAGATTTTATGTCCGGAAAAAACAAAAAAATCACATCCAATACTTTGCACATTAATAATTCTATTTGTTACTGCCTGAGCTCCATCTATTACAGTTATAATATTTTTACTTTTAGCTAATTTTACTATTTTACTTATAGGATTAATAGTTCCCAATACATTAGAAATATAAGTAATAGATATTAGTTTAGTTCTTTTATCTATTAAATCATAAATTTTTTTATAATTTAATTCTCCATTTTTAGTTAATGGTATAATATTTATATTAAATCCTATCTTTTTTGATATAATTTTCCATGGAATAATATTGGAATGATGTTCCATTTCTGATATAATGATATTATCTCCTGAAAAAATATTATTTATTCCCCAAGTATTTGCAATGAAATTGATTCCTTCTGTAGTACTTTTAGTAAAAATTATTTCTTCTGTTTTTTTTGCATTAATAAAAGTAGCTACTTGATTACGTATTTTTTCCATAATATTAGTTGCTTTATTACTTAATGCATGTGTTCCTCTATGTACTGATGAATAATTTTTTTTGTAAAAATTATTTAATGTAGAAATAACTGATATTGGTTTATGTACAGTAGCAGCATTATCAAAATAAATAAAATTATGTTTATTTATTTTACGAGATAAAATAGGAAATTGTTCTCTGATTTTTATTAAATTAAAATTCATTAAAAATATTCTCTTTAGAGAAATAGTTTGATATATATTTATGTATTTCTTTTTTAAAATAATCATCACAAATATCTTTAATTAAGTCAATTACAAATGCAAAAAGAAGTATATTATAAGATTTTTTTAAATTTATACCTCTTGTTCTTAAAAAAAATAACTGATTATCATCTATTTTACCAGAAAATACACCATGTTTACATTTAACATCATCATTATAAATATCTAATTCTGGCTTAACATTTATTTCTGAAAATTTATTAAGTAATAATCCACTATAATTCATTTGACCATCTGTTTTTATAGCTTGAGAATTAATTTTTAATAATCCTTTAAAATTTATAATAGAATTATCAGAAACTATTGCTTTATGTAGTTGATTACTATAACAATATTTTTTATTATGTTCCAAATAACTTTTAATATAAGAAAAACTATTTCCTTTAGATAAAGATAAACTTTTATATTCTAATTTAGAATTATTTCCATTAAAATAGAAACTATTATTTTGATATATAATTTTATTAGATATTAAAAAATCATATTTTGTAATATAATTATTATTATTTAAATAATATTCATTATTAGTAAAATAATAATTTTTTTTATTACCGGTAACTAATTTATAATGAGTTAAATTAACATTATCATTTAAAATTAAAGTTGTATAAATATTACTGAAATAAGACTCATTAATATTAATATAATGTTCAAATATTGTAATAGACTGTATTTTTTGAATATTTATATAATTTCTATAATTTGACATATAAAAAAAATTTTTACTATTATTTCCTATATTTATATATATTAAATAAAGAGGTTTTATAATATTAATATTTTCTAAATTTATATCAATAAAAATAATTTCTTTAGATAAAGATTCTGATAAATGAGTAAAGAAATTATGTTTAATAAAAGTATCATGATAATTTAAATTATTAAATTTATTAATAGTTATTTTATAATAAATATTATTTATATCACTTATATTTTGATTTAATTTACCATTTATAAAATATAAAAAAACTGCATCAATTTTAAATATAATATTAACTAAATCTTTTTTTGAAAATTTTTTTGTCAAAGCAATTTTTAATAAGTTATTATTTATAATATTTAAATATATATTTTTTTTTATATATTTTTGATTATGTAATAAATTTTTTAAACTTAACCAATGACTTTCAGATTTATCTGAAAAATGTTTTTTTTTATGTAATTTATATATATAACTTAATTGTTTCAATAAATTATTATTCATTAAGCCAACCATAACCTTGATCCTCTAATTGTTTAACTAGCATAAAATCACTAGATTTAACAATTTTATTATTATAAATAATATGTACATAATCTGGTTTAATATAATCTAAAATACGACGATAATGAGTAATAATAATAAAAGATCTATTTTTAGATCTCATAGAATTTATAATTTTTGAAACTTTTTTTAATGCATCAATATCTAATCCTGAATCAATTTCATCTAAAATACATAATTTTGGTTTTAGAATTAACATTTGTAATATATCATTAATTTTTTTTTCACCTCCAGAAAAACCAACATTTACAAAACGATTAAGAAAGCTTTTTTTTATGTTTAATAATTTTATTTTTTTTTGAATTAAATCTTGAAAATCAAATTTATCTAATAAAGATAAACCATTATATTTTCTTATTTCATTTAATGATGTATATAAAAATAAATTATTAGTAACACCTGGTATTTCAGGAGAATATTGGAAAGATGCAAAAATTCCTTCTCTTGCTCTTATTTCAGGATTCATATCTAATAAATTTTTTTTTCTAAAAAAAATTTCTCCTTTAGAGATAATATATTCTTTCTTTCCTACTAAAACACATAATAAAGTACTTTTACCTGATCCATTAGGTCCCATTATAGCATGAATTTCTCCAGAATTAATTGTTAAATTAAATTCATCTAATATTACTTTATTATTTATATGTACATGGAGATTTTTTATTTTTAACATAGTTTTATGTAAATAATATATGGTTAAAAAATTTTACCCAATACTTTTTTCTAAATTAACTGATAATAACTTTTGTGCTTCTATAGCAAATTCTAAAGGAAATTTAATAAAAATATCTTTACAAAATCCATTAATAATTATAGAAATAGCATTATCCATACTAATACCTCTTTGCAAACAAAAAAATATTTGATCTTCTCCAATTTTAGAAGTTGTAGCTTCATGTTCAACTTGTGATGTGTTATTAGCAATATTTAAATTAGGATATGTATGAGTACTACAGTTTGAACCTATTAAAATAGAATCACATTGAGTAAAATTACGTGAATAATTTGATTTTTTATCAATTTTTACCAAACCTCTATAAGTATTTTTACTATATTCAGTAGAAATACTTTTAGATATAATTGTTGATTTTGTTTTTTTACCTATATGAATCATTTTTGTTCCAGTATCAGCTTGTTGATAACCATTTGTTAAAGAAATTGAAAAAAATTCACCAATAGAATAATCTCCTTTTAAAATAACACTAGGATATTTCCATGTAATAGCAGATCCTGTTTCTGATTGAGTCCATGACATTTTACTATAATTTCCTTTACATATTGCTCTTTTAGTAACAAAATTTAAAATACCTCCTGAATTTTTATTACCTGAAAACCAATTTTGAACAGTAGAATATTTTACTTTAGCATTTTTTAATAATATTACTTCTACAACAGCAGCATGTAATTGATAATTTTTTCTTATGGGAGCAGAACATCCTTCTATATAGTTTACACTACTATTTTCATCTGCAATTAAAATTGTACGTTCAAATTGTCCAATATTTTTTTCATTTATACGAAAATAAGTTGATAATTCTATAGGACAATTTACATTTTTAGGTATATATATAAATGTTCCATCAGAAGCTACAGCTGCATTTAAAGATGCAAAAAAATTATCATGAGCAGAAACAACTGAACCTAAATATTTTTTAACTAAGTTAGGATAGTTTTGAATAGCATCATTTAAAGAACAAAAAATAATTCCTTTTTTTAATAATTTATCTTTATGTGTTGTAATAACAGATACAGAATCAAAAATACCATCAACTGCTATATTTTTATTATTAATAGGAATTTTTAATTTATTAAAAGTATTTGATACAGCATTTGTAAAATATTTATTTTTATTTAAATTAGAATTTATGTTTAATTTATTATTTATATTAGATAATGGTGCAGAATAATAAATATAATTTTGATAATTTAATTTATCAAAATTTCCGTTTAACCAATGAGGTTCTTTATTATTTATCCAAAAATGATATCCTTCTAATCTAAAATCTAACATCCATTTAGGTTCATTACGTATTTTGGATATTTTTTTTATTATATTTTCATTTATTCCTGGAATTAATTGTTCATTTTTTAAATTTGTAGAAAAACCTTCTTTATAAAGAGATTTTTTTTCATTAAGAAACTTAATTTTTTTTTTTATGTAATTATTTTTCATAGTAAATTTTTTTAATTTTTAATATTAAAACTTTCTCCACAACCACAAGACTTAATAATTTTAGAATTATAATATTTAAAATATTCTTTAAAATTTTTTTGAATAAAATCTATTTTAGTTCCATCTATAAAAATAATATCTACTTTTTTTATATATATATAAATATTATTATTTTGAAAAATTAAATCATCTTTAAAAGGCTTTTTTATTGGTTCGATCTTGTATTTAAAACCAAAACAACCAGTTTTTTTTAAAATTAATCTAATACCATTAATTGTAGAATATTTTTTTATTATTTTATTAACTTGTAATAATGCATTATTAGTTAAAAAAATTCCATTCCAAATTTTCTTACAAGAAAAATGTATTAATTTTTTTTTAAACATAATGATTACCATCAAAAAATAATGAATTATAT contains:
- the murI gene encoding glutamate racemase, with product MNKILLQNNITIFIFDSGVGGISIYNQIKKFFPKINFIYLLDNKFFPYGIKSKNFIYKRCIKILKKISFHYHISLVIIACNTASVSSFPMIQKYFSFPIIGITPVIKDSINTTNNGVIGIIATKTTLENYYIKKEIKYFQKNYIIEFLSSKKLVFLAEEKIQGLNISLKQIKKIFKPWYKLKKFPDTIVLGCTHFSLIIDELKQILPKNIKFLNSNTYIISEMKKIMVNYKFLFNLQKNIILYTKYTIKIKKIKRYLINQGFNFFKKIKI
- a CDS encoding aminotransferase class V-fold PLP-dependent enzyme, giving the protein MKNPIYLDYASTTPVDKRVLKKMMKYLSIDGVFGNPASNLHIFGWDAEEAVSIARKNIAKCIGCNSNEIIFTSTASESINIAIKSTMNYFQKNKKHIITSTIEHKSVIETCIYLEKIGFRVTYLKPSKNGLIDLNKLKKAINKTTILVSIMHINNEIGVIQNISKIGKICHSKNIIYHVDATQSIGKYPFNLKNMHIDLLSFSAHKFYGPKGIGVLYINKKKPNIFLETFIHGGGQEQNIRSGTLAVHQIIGMSEALLISVNEMDKDRLKIQKLKNYLWNNIKNIKGIYYNGDYNGSPYIINIGIKNILNKLLVIEMKNIAISFSSACTSYYSQSSYVLKSIGLTEKLIQNSIRISLGRFTTKREINYTIYKIHKSINKIINCKDNFFIN
- the pykF gene encoding pyruvate kinase PykF encodes the protein MKKTKIICTIGPSSESKEILSKLLNLGMNVMRLNFSHGNHIDHKKRIINLRKIINITGQKVAILLDTKGPEIRTTKLKKGMDVYLKSGQKFILTTDQSVIGDNNCVAITYPNLIFDLNIGNKILVDDGLIEMKVLKISNNNIICEVLNNGKLSENKGINLPGISTKLPSLSKKDKDDLIFACQNKVDYIAASFIRKKEDILEIKNYLKKNQGENIQVIAKIENQEGLNNFDEILKVSDGIMVARGDLGVEIPVEDVIFAQKMMIKKCNFFGKVVITATQMLDSMIKNPRPTRAEAGDVANAILDGTDAVMLSGESAKGKYPLESVAIMSNICERTDITMNHRINFYEKSKDMSITDAICRSAVEISEKLKTPLIIVATELGKSAKSVRKYFPKAMILALTNNIKTSKQLILSKGIIPKLVKKISSTDDFYHIGKKVALSSKYAVIGDVIVMVSGALVPSGTTNTISVHII
- the sufE gene encoding cysteine desulfuration protein SufE; this translates as MFKNILPNKNILEANFKRCNNWEERYLYIIELGKKIPILSKKYHSLKNLIHGCQSQVWITLKIDSNRHVLFKGYSDSSIVQGLLAIIFIFYKNKTYNKIFLFDIQLFFKKLSLDKYLSLSRLQGIEIIINTIKKKLIRLIDK
- a CDS encoding SufS family cysteine desulfurase, whose protein sequence is MNFNLIKIREQFPILSRKINKHNFIYFDNAATVHKPISVISTLNNFYKKNYSSVHRGTHALSNKATNIMEKIRNQVATFINAKKTEEIIFTKSTTEGINFIANTWGINNIFSGDNIIISEMEHHSNIIPWKIISKKIGFNINIIPLTKNGELNYKKIYDLIDKRTKLISITYISNVLGTINPISKIVKLAKSKNIITVIDGAQAVTNRIINVQSIGCDFFVFSGHKIFGPTGIGILYGKKDILELIPPWEGGGGMISNIDCDNFPVWEKIPWKFEAGSPNIAGIIGLGAALSWFSSFKMEDIINHNKNLVLYALKKISNIPNIRIFGSNTLKNRVGIISFNLKNCHPYDIGCFLDEYGIAIRTGHHCAIPLMKYYNVKSMCRISFSIYNNFDEIDIFINKLIYINNLLNK
- a CDS encoding SufD family Fe-S cluster assembly protein translates to MVGLMNNNLLKQLSYIYKLHKKKHFSDKSESHWLSLKNLLHNQKYIKKNIYLNIINNNLLKIALTKKFSKKDLVNIIFKIDAVFLYFINGKLNQNISDINNIYYKITINKFNNLNYHDTFIKHNFFTHLSESLSKEIIFIDINLENINIIKPLYLIYINIGNNSKNFFYMSNYRNYINIQKIQSITIFEHYININESYFSNIYTTLILNDNVNLTHYKLVTGNKKNYYFTNNEYYLNNNNYITKYDFLISNKIIYQNNSFYFNGNNSKLEYKSLSLSKGNSFSYIKSYLEHNKKYCYSNQLHKAIVSDNSIINFKGLLKINSQAIKTDGQMNYSGLLLNKFSEINVKPELDIYNDDVKCKHGVFSGKIDDNQLFFLRTRGINLKKSYNILLFAFVIDLIKDICDDYFKKEIHKYISNYFSKENIFNEF
- the sufC gene encoding Fe-S cluster assembly ATPase SufC, producing MLKIKNLHVHINNKVILDEFNLTINSGEIHAIMGPNGSGKSTLLCVLVGKKEYIISKGEIFFRKKNLLDMNPEIRAREGIFASFQYSPEIPGVTNNLFLYTSLNEIRKYNGLSLLDKFDFQDLIQKKIKLLNIKKSFLNRFVNVGFSGGEKKINDILQMLILKPKLCILDEIDSGLDIDALKKVSKIINSMRSKNRSFIIITHYRRILDYIKPDYVHIIYNNKIVKSSDFMLVKQLEDQGYGWLNE
- the sufB gene encoding Fe-S cluster assembly protein SufB, with the translated sequence MKNNYIKKKIKFLNEKKSLYKEGFSTNLKNEQLIPGINENIIKKISKIRNEPKWMLDFRLEGYHFWINNKEPHWLNGNFDKLNYQNYIYYSAPLSNINNKLNINSNLNKNKYFTNAVSNTFNKLKIPINNKNIAVDGIFDSVSVITTHKDKLLKKGIIFCSLNDAIQNYPNLVKKYLGSVVSAHDNFFASLNAAVASDGTFIYIPKNVNCPIELSTYFRINEKNIGQFERTILIADENSSVNYIEGCSAPIRKNYQLHAAVVEVILLKNAKVKYSTVQNWFSGNKNSGGILNFVTKRAICKGNYSKMSWTQSETGSAITWKYPSVILKGDYSIGEFFSISLTNGYQQADTGTKMIHIGKKTKSTIISKSISTEYSKNTYRGLVKIDKKSNYSRNFTQCDSILIGSNCSTHTYPNLNIANNTSQVEHEATTSKIGEDQIFFCLQRGISMDNAISIIINGFCKDIFIKFPLEFAIEAQKLLSVNLEKSIG